One Corynebacterium uterequi DNA segment encodes these proteins:
- the trpD gene encoding anthranilate phosphoribosyltransferase, whose protein sequence is MTSTDSLRILTNFIDNKAPTVAECIEAFTPLTVGDYDEVHIAALLTAVKTRGETAADLLGAARAFLKAGRPFPITGAGLMDTAGTGGDGKNTINITTGASLVAAAGGVRMVKCGNRSVSSKAGSADVLEAMKIPLDLDPERAVRQFEASNFTFLFAPAYNPAVGYVQPVRRALKFPTLFNTLGPILAPGRPEFQIMGIANPKQGPIIAEVFKELGRGRALVVHGDGSDEVSVTGPTLVWDLQDGEISHYTLTPDDFGVGTYSFEDLLGGDAEFNAQALYAVFAGEGAPAHRDAIIATSGAMFHLYGIADSYKAGADHARTLIDDGTVNAWLTKHEETNYAQ, encoded by the coding sequence ATGACTAGCACTGATTCACTGCGTATCCTCACCAACTTCATCGACAACAAGGCCCCCACCGTCGCCGAGTGCATCGAGGCGTTCACTCCGCTCACCGTCGGCGATTACGACGAGGTTCACATCGCCGCGCTGCTCACCGCGGTGAAGACCCGCGGGGAGACGGCGGCCGATCTCCTCGGCGCGGCCCGGGCCTTCCTTAAGGCGGGCCGGCCGTTCCCCATCACCGGCGCCGGCCTCATGGATACCGCCGGCACCGGCGGCGACGGGAAGAACACGATCAACATCACCACCGGCGCCTCCCTCGTGGCCGCGGCGGGCGGGGTCCGGATGGTCAAGTGCGGCAACCGGTCCGTGTCCTCCAAGGCGGGGTCGGCGGACGTGTTGGAGGCCATGAAGATTCCGTTGGATCTGGACCCGGAGCGCGCGGTGCGCCAGTTCGAGGCATCTAACTTCACCTTCCTCTTCGCCCCGGCGTACAACCCGGCGGTGGGGTATGTGCAGCCGGTGCGTCGAGCGCTGAAGTTCCCGACGCTGTTTAACACCCTCGGGCCGATCCTCGCCCCGGGCCGCCCGGAGTTTCAGATCATGGGCATCGCCAACCCGAAGCAGGGGCCGATCATCGCGGAGGTGTTCAAGGAGCTGGGCCGTGGGCGCGCCCTCGTGGTCCACGGCGACGGCTCCGACGAGGTGTCTGTGACGGGGCCGACTCTGGTGTGGGATCTTCAAGACGGCGAGATTTCTCACTACACCCTCACCCCGGATGACTTCGGCGTGGGCACGTATAGCTTCGAGGACCTCCTCGGCGGCGACGCGGAGTTCAACGCCCAGGCCCTGTATGCGGTGTTCGCCGGCGAGGGTGCGCCCGCCCACCGGGACGCCATCATCGCCACGTCGGGCGCGATGTTCCACCTCTATGGGATCGCGGATTCCTACAAGGCCGGCGCAGATCACGCCCGGACGCTCATCGACGACGGCACGGTCAACGCCTGGCTCACGAAGCACGAGGAGACCAACTATGCCCAGTAA
- a CDS encoding peptide MFS transporter, with amino-acid sequence MSSSANPTETLPAPSQKKFFGQPWGLANLFGIELWERFSFYGMQSLLAFYLYYSVTEGGLGMSEAAALSIVGAYGGFVYMNAIVASFVADRLIGSERTLFYSSILVMAGHVALAVLPGFLGLTVGLVCVAVGSGGVKTAASVVLGQLYSKEDPRRDAGFSIFYMAVNIGAFFGPMITGALSVAFNFHVGFGAAAVGMALGLTQYVLMRKTTIGAAGHDVPNPLPKKGLLPVLGGLAVVVLTFVMLVATGIIKLEWLANIMLGIALVALVAMMIQMLTSSQATEAEKSRLVGFIPMMLGAVAFFAIFQSQFTILAVYADQRLDLNLFGWEMAPSQVTSFNPVFIVLFAGVFAAIWTKLGKRQPSTAVKFGIASIIIGVSLFFFLPFTTTGEDGTPIFVVIWILFLFTMGELMLSPVGNSLATKVAPEKFQSQTMAVWLLAVSMGTSLSGTLGGLYNPNDPSAEFNFFLWVGIGSIVIGLIMIALKGWVLKKFIDVH; translated from the coding sequence ATGTCTAGCTCAGCGAACCCGACGGAGACGCTCCCGGCTCCGTCGCAAAAGAAATTCTTCGGTCAGCCGTGGGGGCTGGCCAACCTCTTCGGCATCGAGCTGTGGGAGCGCTTCAGCTTCTACGGCATGCAGTCCCTGCTCGCCTTCTACCTGTACTACTCGGTGACCGAAGGCGGCCTCGGGATGTCCGAGGCGGCGGCGCTGTCCATCGTCGGTGCCTACGGCGGCTTCGTTTACATGAACGCCATCGTCGCCTCCTTCGTGGCTGACCGGCTCATTGGTTCGGAACGCACCCTGTTCTATTCCTCCATCCTCGTCATGGCCGGCCACGTGGCCCTCGCGGTGCTGCCGGGCTTCCTCGGGCTGACGGTGGGCCTGGTGTGCGTCGCGGTCGGCTCCGGCGGCGTCAAGACCGCCGCCTCGGTGGTGCTCGGGCAGCTATATAGCAAGGAAGACCCGCGACGCGACGCCGGCTTCTCCATCTTCTACATGGCTGTCAACATCGGCGCCTTCTTCGGCCCGATGATTACCGGCGCGCTTTCCGTCGCCTTTAACTTCCACGTCGGCTTCGGCGCGGCTGCCGTCGGCATGGCGCTGGGCCTCACCCAGTACGTACTCATGCGCAAGACCACCATCGGCGCGGCCGGCCACGACGTCCCCAACCCGCTGCCGAAGAAGGGCCTGCTTCCGGTGCTCGGCGGCCTGGCCGTCGTCGTCCTGACGTTCGTGATGCTCGTCGCCACTGGCATCATCAAGCTGGAATGGCTTGCCAACATCATGCTCGGCATCGCCCTCGTGGCGCTGGTGGCCATGATGATCCAGATGCTCACCTCCTCGCAGGCCACCGAAGCTGAGAAGTCCCGCCTCGTCGGCTTCATCCCCATGATGCTCGGCGCGGTCGCGTTCTTCGCCATCTTCCAGTCCCAGTTCACCATCCTCGCCGTCTACGCAGACCAGCGACTGGACCTCAACCTCTTCGGTTGGGAGATGGCGCCCTCGCAGGTGACCTCCTTCAACCCGGTGTTCATCGTGCTGTTCGCCGGCGTCTTCGCCGCGATCTGGACCAAGCTTGGCAAGCGCCAGCCGTCGACCGCCGTGAAGTTCGGCATCGCCTCGATCATCATCGGCGTGTCCCTGTTCTTCTTCCTCCCCTTCACCACCACCGGTGAGGACGGCACCCCGATCTTCGTTGTTATCTGGATCCTCTTCCTCTTCACCATGGGTGAGCTCATGCTCTCCCCCGTGGGCAACTCCCTGGCCACCAAGGTGGCCCCGGAGAAGTTCCAATCGCAGACGATGGCGGTGTGGCTGCTCGCCGTGTCGATGGGCACCTCCCTGTCCGGCACCCTCGGCGGGCTGTACAACCCGAACGACCCGTCGGCCGAGTTCAACTTCTTCCTCTGGGTGGGCATCGGCTCCATCGTTATCGGCCTCATCATGATCGCGCTCAAGGGCTGGGTGCTCAAGAAGTTCATCGACGTTCACTAA
- a CDS encoding SdpI family protein → MNTPGLVIGSLLGVLALIVMVVGLLAAARKLPGNNVFGLRVAEVRKSREVWEAAHHIAGLFWVLGGVTLLFASLVSFVATGWLWLLPAVMVVVAVGAVGAGANVGARTAAVLDAAREAEDDDASVEQPAPTVDLSALRTAATRADGQADGQGDGRADASTDASTDAPRIP, encoded by the coding sequence ATGAACACCCCTGGTCTCGTGATTGGTTCCCTGCTCGGTGTCCTGGCGCTGATTGTGATGGTCGTCGGGTTGCTGGCGGCCGCCCGGAAGCTTCCGGGCAACAACGTTTTCGGCCTCCGCGTCGCGGAAGTCCGCAAGTCCCGGGAAGTGTGGGAGGCCGCGCACCACATCGCGGGGCTGTTTTGGGTTCTGGGCGGGGTCACGCTGCTCTTCGCCTCTTTGGTGTCTTTCGTGGCGACTGGTTGGCTGTGGCTGCTGCCGGCGGTGATGGTGGTCGTCGCGGTGGGGGCGGTGGGGGCGGGGGCCAACGTCGGCGCCCGGACCGCGGCAGTGCTTGACGCCGCCCGGGAGGCTGAGGACGACGACGCCAGCGTCGAACAGCCGGCTCCGACGGTGGACCTTTCGGCCCTGCGCACCGCAGCCACCCGCGCGGACGGGCAGGCCGACGGGCAGGGGGATGGCCGCGCCGACGCCAGCACCGACGCCAGCACCGACGCACCGCGCATCCCTTAA
- the trpCF gene encoding bifunctional indole-3-glycerol-phosphate synthase TrpC/phosphoribosylanthranilate isomerase TrpF, translated as MPSNALPTVLEGIVEARRARLPEIRARIAHVDPAALPASTRSLYDSLGGGQGRGLNRFIMECKSSSPSLGLIREHYEPGAIAAVYSRYAAGISVLCEPDRFGGDYDHLATVASTTHLPVLCKDFIVDVAQVHAARYFGADAILLMLSVLDDAEYRALSDEAQRLGMDVLTEAITHEEVERALRLGARILGINHRNLHDLSIDLTRSRTLTEGVPADVVVVSESGIRDVHTVRELSGHSNGFLVGSQLTSQADVDRAARELVFGPNKVCGLTSPSAAQAARAAGAVYGGLIFEEASPRNVSRETAEKIINHEPGLDYVAVSRRTEGFAELLLDGVTVVQLHAPFQGSLEAEAALIATARAELTEATTAAGTGDAPVELWRAVSMTNPDAAALAEDILALPGITRLVLDSGSGGTGTPFDWSRIPASVARASLLAGGISADNARDALAVGCLGLDLNSGIEYGPDAGAWAGAKDSGALRRAFATIRSFSYN; from the coding sequence ATGCCCAGTAATGCGTTGCCGACGGTCCTCGAGGGGATCGTCGAGGCCCGGCGGGCCCGGCTGCCCGAGATCCGGGCGCGCATCGCCCACGTGGACCCGGCGGCGCTGCCGGCGTCAACGCGCTCGCTATATGACTCGCTCGGCGGCGGGCAGGGGAGGGGACTCAACCGCTTCATCATGGAGTGCAAGTCCTCCTCGCCGTCGCTGGGGCTCATCCGCGAGCACTACGAGCCCGGCGCGATCGCGGCGGTGTATTCGCGCTACGCCGCGGGGATTTCGGTGCTGTGCGAGCCGGATCGTTTCGGCGGTGACTACGACCACCTCGCCACGGTGGCGTCCACGACGCACCTGCCCGTGCTGTGTAAGGACTTCATCGTCGACGTCGCCCAGGTGCACGCGGCTCGCTATTTCGGCGCCGATGCCATCTTGCTCATGCTGTCGGTGCTCGACGACGCCGAGTACCGCGCCTTGTCCGACGAGGCCCAGCGCCTGGGCATGGACGTGCTCACCGAGGCGATCACCCACGAGGAGGTCGAGCGGGCGCTGCGCCTGGGAGCACGGATCCTCGGCATCAATCACCGCAACCTCCACGACCTCAGCATCGACCTCACTCGCTCACGGACGCTGACCGAGGGGGTGCCGGCCGACGTGGTGGTGGTCTCCGAGTCAGGGATCCGGGATGTCCACACCGTCCGCGAGCTGAGCGGGCACTCCAACGGCTTCCTCGTGGGTTCGCAGTTGACCTCCCAGGCGGACGTCGACCGCGCGGCCCGGGAGCTGGTCTTCGGCCCGAACAAGGTGTGCGGGCTGACCTCGCCGTCGGCGGCTCAGGCCGCCCGCGCCGCCGGGGCGGTCTACGGCGGGCTCATCTTCGAGGAGGCCTCGCCGCGCAATGTTTCACGTGAAACGGCGGAAAAAATCATCAACCACGAGCCCGGACTCGACTATGTGGCCGTCTCCCGGCGTACCGAAGGCTTCGCCGAGCTACTGCTCGACGGCGTCACTGTCGTCCAGCTCCACGCCCCCTTCCAAGGATCCCTGGAGGCCGAAGCGGCGCTCATCGCCACCGCCCGAGCCGAGCTCACCGAGGCAACCACGGCGGCTGGCACCGGCGACGCGCCCGTCGAACTGTGGCGGGCGGTCTCCATGACCAACCCCGACGCCGCGGCCCTCGCCGAAGACATCCTCGCCCTGCCGGGCATCACCCGCCTCGTGCTCGATTCCGGTTCCGGCGGCACCGGCACCCCCTTCGACTGGTCCCGCATCCCGGCCTCAGTCGCCCGCGCGAGCCTGCTCGCCGGCGGGATCAGCGCGGACAACGCCCGTGACGCCCTCGCCGTCGGATGCCTCGGCCTCGACCTCAACTCCGGCATCGAGTACGGCCCCGACGCCGGCGCGTGGGCCGGCGCCAAGGACAGCGGCGCTCTGCGACGCGCCTTCGCCACCATCCGTTCCTTCTCTTATAACTAA
- a CDS encoding anthranilate synthase component 1, which produces MSETTATFAPVVARRDVRYHADASVLFAALGGTRRLDTILFESADITTKSGLNSVAVLASSLRITCNGDTVSVEPLTASGEVIARRLHEKLERYATDATTFVFPMSTAADERERLAATSTAEVLRAVTRDAGYRDPDSELPLLAGGFAFDYLGTFEQLPEVTEGVNTYPDYQFLLAETVLFINHQQGSAHVVGVDVLGDLAGLEARLDELADAIDAAPDTDTDTDTDATTNADATAPKPAGEGSTRLKVTADIPDECFRDQVNALKGNIHAGDIYQVVPARTFTVECRDAFAAYRQLRASNPSPYMFYARGMDRAGTVYELFGASPESNLKVDPRSRQIELYPIAGTRPRGMNPDGSINDELDIRMELELRTDAKEIAEHTMLVDLARNDLARVATPGTRRVATLLQVDRYSRVMHLVSRVTAELAEDLDALDAYRACMNMGTLTGAPKLKAVELLRGVEGTRRGSYGGAIGYLRGDGTMDNCIVIRSAFVTNGVAAVQAGAGVVRDSHPQGEADETLHKAYAVLQAIAAAADADLEVVR; this is translated from the coding sequence ATGAGCGAGACTACTGCGACGTTCGCGCCCGTCGTCGCCCGGCGAGACGTGCGCTACCACGCCGACGCCTCCGTTCTCTTCGCCGCGCTCGGCGGGACCCGGCGCCTCGACACGATCCTGTTCGAGTCTGCGGATATTACGACCAAGTCGGGCCTGAATTCGGTGGCGGTGCTGGCGTCGTCGCTGCGCATCACGTGCAATGGCGACACGGTGAGCGTCGAGCCGCTCACGGCCTCGGGGGAGGTCATCGCCCGGCGGTTGCACGAGAAGTTGGAGCGCTACGCGACGGATGCGACGACGTTTGTCTTCCCCATGTCGACGGCCGCGGACGAGCGCGAGCGCCTCGCCGCCACCTCCACCGCGGAGGTGCTGCGTGCCGTGACCCGCGACGCCGGCTACCGGGACCCCGACTCCGAGCTGCCGCTCCTCGCCGGCGGGTTTGCCTTCGATTACCTGGGCACCTTCGAGCAGCTTCCCGAGGTGACCGAGGGGGTCAACACCTACCCGGATTACCAATTCCTCCTCGCGGAGACGGTGTTGTTCATCAACCACCAGCAGGGCAGCGCGCACGTGGTGGGCGTCGACGTGCTCGGGGACCTCGCGGGCCTGGAGGCTCGGCTGGATGAGCTGGCCGACGCCATCGACGCCGCGCCGGACACAGACACAGACACAGACACGGACGCCACAACCAACGCGGACGCCACCGCGCCAAAGCCGGCGGGGGAGGGGAGCACCCGGCTCAAGGTGACGGCTGATATCCCGGACGAGTGCTTCCGGGATCAGGTCAACGCCCTGAAAGGCAACATCCACGCCGGGGACATCTACCAGGTGGTGCCGGCCCGGACGTTCACGGTGGAGTGCCGGGATGCGTTCGCCGCGTACCGGCAGCTGCGGGCGTCGAACCCCAGCCCTTACATGTTTTATGCCCGCGGCATGGACCGCGCCGGCACCGTGTACGAGCTGTTCGGGGCGTCGCCGGAGTCCAACCTCAAGGTGGACCCGCGCAGCCGCCAGATCGAGCTATACCCCATCGCCGGTACCCGGCCGCGAGGGATGAACCCGGACGGCAGCATCAACGACGAGCTCGACATCCGCATGGAGCTGGAGTTGCGCACCGACGCCAAGGAGATTGCCGAGCACACGATGCTCGTGGATCTCGCCCGCAACGACCTGGCCCGGGTGGCCACGCCGGGCACTCGGCGCGTGGCGACCCTGCTGCAGGTGGACCGCTATTCCCGCGTCATGCACCTGGTGTCGCGGGTGACCGCGGAGCTGGCGGAGGACTTGGACGCCCTTGACGCTTACCGGGCGTGTATGAACATGGGCACGCTCACCGGCGCCCCGAAGCTCAAGGCCGTGGAGTTGCTGCGCGGGGTGGAGGGCACCCGGCGCGGTTCCTACGGCGGCGCGATCGGCTACCTGCGCGGCGACGGCACCATGGACAACTGCATTGTTATTCGTTCGGCGTTTGTCACTAACGGGGTGGCCGCGGTGCAGGCCGGCGCCGGCGTGGTGCGGGATTCGCACCCCCAGGGCGAGGCCGACGAAACCCTACACAAGGCCTACGCGGTGCTTCAGGCCATCGCCGCGGCCGCCGACGCTGACCTGGAGGTGGTGCGCTAA
- a CDS encoding glutamine amidotransferase-related protein, producing MARIVLIDNRDSFVYNLVDAAGATGHELIVYRNTVDVPTVLAAAPDLIILSPGPSHPRDAGTMMELVDAALGRIPILGICLGFQALLDHFGGAVVPCGPEHGTSVPMRLTDAGTRHPVFAGLAVDSDPTDPSTPGRAVPVARYHSLGCNETPEGLVALATTPTLIGDVVMAAHTPDNMALGLQFHPESILTPAGPTMLLRCIDGLLHAQTASSER from the coding sequence ATGGCTCGCATCGTGCTCATCGACAATCGCGATAGCTTCGTCTATAACCTCGTCGACGCCGCCGGGGCAACCGGGCATGAGCTCATCGTCTACCGCAACACCGTCGACGTGCCGACGGTGCTCGCCGCCGCCCCGGACCTCATCATCTTGTCGCCGGGCCCGTCGCACCCGCGGGACGCCGGGACGATGATGGAGCTCGTCGACGCCGCGCTCGGGCGGATTCCGATCCTGGGGATCTGCCTCGGTTTCCAGGCGCTGCTCGATCATTTCGGCGGCGCGGTGGTGCCCTGCGGCCCGGAGCACGGCACGTCGGTGCCCATGCGGTTGACGGACGCCGGCACCCGCCATCCCGTGTTTGCGGGGTTGGCGGTGGACTCGGATCCCACGGACCCGTCGACGCCGGGCCGGGCGGTGCCGGTGGCCCGCTATCACTCGCTGGGGTGCAATGAGACGCCGGAGGGGCTCGTGGCGTTGGCGACGACGCCGACGTTGATCGGCGACGTGGTCATGGCCGCGCACACCCCGGACAATATGGCCCTCGGCCTGCAGTTCCACCCCGAATCCATCTTGACCCCAGCCGGCCCGACGATGCTGCTGCGGTGCATCGATGGGCTGCTTCACGCCCAGACCGCTTCTTCCGAAAGGTAA
- a CDS encoding dicarboxylate/amino acid:cation symporter encodes MKISGFFRSLLGKIIIAIILGIAASFVFPDWLARIFVTFNSLFGNFLNFFVPVLIFALITPAIAGLGRGAGKWLAITTGIAYGSAMIAGLIAYAVALNLFPLFIGDDGVNEVAEISEGNLEAYFSVEMPPPFEVMTALMLAFAIGLAMTVVKSDSLYVASRELEGVIMKVIESFVIPLLPVFIFGMFLSLGKNGNLVDTLVTFSQVLLVAVVLTIIYLLVQYLIAGAMVGKNPLSALRAMAPAYFTALGTSSSAATIPVTLKCAMNNGVRKDIGGFVVPLCATIHLSGSMIKIVLFSFAIIMMSGMEVSFGLAIGYILMLGVTMIAAPGVPGGAIMAASGLLASMLGFDESMVALMIAAYIAIDSFGTAANVTGDGAIAMIINKYAQDIGTRGDDATAADALSEDATV; translated from the coding sequence ATGAAGATATCTGGATTCTTCCGATCGCTGCTCGGAAAGATCATCATCGCGATCATCCTGGGCATCGCAGCCAGCTTTGTCTTCCCGGACTGGCTGGCCCGGATTTTCGTCACCTTCAATAGCCTCTTCGGCAACTTCCTCAACTTCTTCGTCCCGGTCCTCATCTTCGCCCTCATTACCCCGGCCATCGCCGGCCTCGGCCGCGGCGCGGGCAAGTGGCTCGCCATCACCACCGGCATCGCCTACGGATCGGCCATGATCGCAGGGCTTATCGCCTACGCGGTGGCGCTCAACCTCTTCCCGCTGTTCATCGGCGACGACGGCGTCAACGAAGTAGCCGAAATCTCCGAGGGCAACCTGGAGGCCTACTTCTCCGTGGAGATGCCGCCGCCCTTCGAGGTCATGACGGCCCTCATGCTCGCCTTCGCCATCGGGCTGGCCATGACGGTGGTCAAGTCTGACTCCCTCTACGTCGCCTCCCGCGAGCTCGAGGGTGTCATCATGAAGGTCATCGAATCCTTCGTCATCCCCCTGCTGCCGGTGTTCATCTTCGGCATGTTCCTGTCCCTGGGCAAGAACGGCAACCTCGTTGACACCCTTGTCACCTTCAGCCAGGTCTTGCTGGTGGCCGTGGTCCTCACCATCATCTACCTGCTCGTGCAGTACCTCATCGCCGGCGCGATGGTGGGTAAGAACCCGCTCAGCGCCCTGCGCGCCATGGCACCGGCCTACTTCACGGCGCTTGGCACCTCCTCCTCCGCCGCGACCATCCCGGTGACGCTCAAGTGCGCGATGAACAACGGCGTGCGCAAGGACATCGGCGGCTTCGTCGTTCCGCTGTGCGCCACCATTCACCTGTCGGGCTCGATGATTAAGATCGTCCTCTTCTCCTTCGCCATCATCATGATGTCCGGCATGGAGGTCAGCTTCGGCCTGGCCATCGGCTACATCCTCATGCTCGGCGTGACGATGATCGCCGCCCCGGGCGTGCCCGGCGGCGCCATCATGGCGGCCTCCGGCCTGCTCGCGTCCATGCTGGGGTTCGACGAATCCATGGTCGCCCTCATGATCGCGGCCTACATCGCCATCGACTCCTTCGGTACCGCCGCCAACGTCACCGGCGACGGCGCCATCGCCATGATTATCAACAAGTACGCCCAGGACATCGGCACCCGCGGCGACGACGCTACCGCTGCCGACGCGCTCAGCGAAGACGCGACCGTGTAG
- the ald gene encoding alanine dehydrogenase, with product MLIGCPKEIKDHEKRVALTPAGAAEFIARGHDVVVEESAGLGSGFADDAYVAVGARIVDAATAWSADLVLKVKEPQPPEFALMRPGQVLFTYLHLAAAPSVAQALKDNRVTAIAYENVTAEHGLPLLAPMSEVAGKLATQVAAYHLMHQEGGKGLLMGGVTGTAPAKVVVVGGGVAGENAAEAALGLGAETHVFDISVPRLRELVARFGPRVRTHLSTQVELAEELRDADVVIGTVLIPGDAAPKLVTHEMVEDMREGSVLVDVAIDQGGCFEDSHPTTHTDPTFEVSGCTFYCVANMPGSVPNTATVALTNATLPYALRLADGWRDALAADEHLAHGLNTHDGRIVHPVIAGHLGEEPMPLDEALRG from the coding sequence ATGCTTATCGGCTGCCCTAAGGAAATCAAGGATCACGAGAAACGCGTCGCCCTCACCCCGGCCGGCGCCGCCGAGTTCATCGCCCGGGGCCACGACGTCGTCGTGGAGGAATCCGCCGGCCTCGGGTCCGGCTTCGCCGACGACGCCTACGTTGCCGTCGGCGCCCGGATCGTCGACGCCGCGACGGCCTGGTCGGCCGATCTGGTGCTCAAGGTCAAGGAACCGCAACCGCCGGAGTTCGCCCTCATGCGCCCCGGCCAGGTGCTGTTCACCTACCTCCACCTCGCCGCCGCGCCGTCGGTGGCCCAGGCGCTCAAGGACAACCGAGTGACTGCTATCGCCTACGAAAACGTCACCGCCGAGCACGGCCTGCCGCTGCTGGCGCCGATGAGTGAAGTGGCAGGAAAGTTGGCCACCCAGGTCGCGGCGTACCACCTCATGCACCAGGAGGGCGGTAAGGGGCTGCTCATGGGTGGGGTGACCGGCACCGCCCCGGCGAAGGTCGTGGTGGTCGGCGGCGGCGTCGCCGGAGAGAATGCCGCCGAGGCCGCACTGGGCCTCGGAGCGGAGACCCACGTCTTCGACATCTCCGTGCCCCGCCTGCGGGAGCTCGTCGCTCGCTTCGGCCCGCGGGTGCGCACGCACCTGTCCACCCAGGTGGAACTCGCCGAGGAGCTGCGCGACGCCGACGTCGTCATCGGCACCGTCCTCATCCCTGGCGACGCCGCCCCGAAGCTCGTCACCCACGAGATGGTGGAGGACATGCGGGAAGGCTCGGTGCTGGTGGATGTGGCCATCGACCAGGGCGGGTGCTTCGAGGATTCCCACCCCACCACCCATACCGACCCCACCTTTGAGGTGTCCGGGTGCACGTTCTACTGCGTGGCCAACATGCCCGGCTCGGTGCCGAACACCGCCACCGTCGCCCTGACCAACGCCACCCTCCCCTACGCGCTGCGGCTCGCCGACGGCTGGCGCGACGCCCTCGCCGCCGACGAGCACCTCGCCCACGGACTCAACACCCACGACGGGCGGATCGTCCACCCGGTCATCGCCGGCCATCTCGGGGAGGAGCCGATGCCCCTCGACGAGGCTCTGCGCGGCTAG
- a CDS encoding YbaN family protein, whose amino-acid sequence MLKPLLIVVGMLATGLGAVGVVLPVLPTTPFLLLAVFCFARSSTRFNDLLLRNRVLGPYITNYYNHSMSPRDKAGTLALMWCGILLSCVLIGKTVTWVILPLIAMGVTIHIVRLSPRPHAAPVPQHDAASSPGGANHPAGP is encoded by the coding sequence ATGCTTAAGCCGCTGCTCATCGTCGTGGGGATGCTCGCTACCGGCCTTGGGGCCGTCGGAGTGGTGCTGCCTGTCCTGCCCACCACGCCGTTTCTCCTGCTAGCGGTCTTCTGCTTCGCGCGCAGCTCTACCAGGTTCAACGACCTTCTCCTACGCAACCGCGTCCTCGGGCCGTACATCACCAACTACTACAACCACTCGATGTCACCGCGGGACAAGGCCGGGACCTTGGCGCTGATGTGGTGCGGCATCCTCCTGTCGTGCGTGTTGATCGGCAAGACGGTGACGTGGGTAATCTTGCCGCTTATCGCGATGGGGGTCACCATTCATATCGTGCGGCTTTCGCCACGGCCGCACGCCGCGCCGGTCCCGCAGCACGACGCCGCTAGCAGCCCGGGTGGCGCCAACCACCCCGCCGGGCCATGA